A window of Deinococcus betulae genomic DNA:
AGGCCAAGCTGGGCACCCTGAACACCCAGGCCAGCGTGCTGGGCACCTGGCCAGCCTATGAAATGGTGCGCAACAGCCCAGTCGAGGCCGGCGCGTACTTCACCGACGCCGACGTGAAGGGCAAGAAGCGGGTGGCGGTCATCGGCGCGCAGGTGCTGACCGACCTGTGGGGCGAAGACGCTTCCCCAGACGCCGCTCTGGGCCAGAAGGTGCGCCTGGGCAGCGTGACCTTCACGGTGGTGGGCGTGCTGCCCGACAAGGGCAACAGCGGCTTTGGCAATGCCAACAGCCAGGTGCTGATTCCTCTGTCCACTTACCTCCAGCGCTTTGCCCGCACGAACAGCACCCGGGGCGAGCCCACCGTGGGCAGCATCTACCTTCAGGCGACCGACGCCAAAGACCTGACCCAGTTGCAGACCGAGGTCACCGACCTGCTCAGCGAGCGCCACGAGCAGACGGACCCAGACAACCTGGATTTTCAGGTGCAGAATCAGGCCGACAGCCTGGCCAGCCTGAGCGCCATTACCGGCACCCTGACGCTGCTGGTCGGGGCCATCGCGGGCATCAGCCTGCTGGTGGGCGGCATCGGCATCATGAACATCATGCTGGTGTCCGTCACCGAACGCACCCGCGAAATCGGCGTGCGCAAGGCCCTGGGGGCGCGGTCCCGCGACATCCTGACGCAGTTTCTGGTCGAAGCCAGCCTGCTGTCGGTCGGCGGCGGGATCATCGGCATGGCGCTGGGCGTGGGCTTGGCCTTCGCCGGGCAAGGCTTCGGGATTTCGCCGGTCTTCACCCTGACGCCCATGCTGGTGGCGTTTGCCTTCAGCGCCTTTGTGGGGGTGTTTTTCGGCTACTACCCCGCCGCCCGCGCGGCC
This region includes:
- a CDS encoding ABC transporter permease, with the protein product MTAGGSGLEVAAPLSQVTAASATRPRRGGIGLGGAFVIAWRAIVGTPLRSVLTALGVIIGVAAVVALTAIGQGSTAGVTRNLESLGTNLLTVQSARGGGGGSLVRGGPRQTVTVEDAEVLANSFGDRVVGVAPSVNSNVQAKLGTLNTQASVLGTWPAYEMVRNSPVEAGAYFTDADVKGKKRVAVIGAQVLTDLWGEDASPDAALGQKVRLGSVTFTVVGVLPDKGNSGFGNANSQVLIPLSTYLQRFARTNSTRGEPTVGSIYLQATDAKDLTQLQTEVTDLLSERHEQTDPDNLDFQVQNQADSLASLSAITGTLTLLVGAIAGISLLVGGIGIMNIMLVSVTERTREIGVRKALGARSRDILTQFLVEASLLSVGGGIIGMALGVGLAFAGQGFGISPVFTLTPMLVAFAFSAFVGVFFGYYPAARAAKLDPVDSLRYE